Proteins encoded together in one Coffea arabica cultivar ET-39 chromosome 2c, Coffea Arabica ET-39 HiFi, whole genome shotgun sequence window:
- the LOC113730892 gene encoding sugar carrier protein C, whose product MAGGGFVGPDGGKAYPGNLTLFVTVTCVVAAMGGLIFGYDIGISGGVTTMDSFLHKFFRSVYDKKNNDKSTNQYCKFDSETLTMFTSSLYLAALASSLVASIVTRKMGRKLSMLFGGVLFLAGALLNGFARKVWMLIVGRILLGFGIGFANQSVPLYLSEMAPYKYRGALNIGFQLSITIGILVANVLNYFFAKIKGGWGWRLSLGGAMVPALIITVGSLILPETPNSMIERGQTNEAKARLIRIRGTDNVDEEFNDLVAASEASKMVEHPWRNILQRKYRPQLTMAIAIPFFQQFTGINVIMFYAPVLFQTIGFKSNASLMSAVITGIVNVVATMVSIYGVDKWGRRALFLEGGVQMLICQIIVSICIGVKFGVNGEPGHLPKWYAVVVVLFICIYVAGFAWSWGPLGWLVPSEIFPLEIRSAAQSVNVSVNMLFTFLVAQVFLNMLCHMKFGLFLFFGGFVLIMTIFIYFFLPETKNIPIEEMHMVWKQHWFWSRYVTEADYPNGGIKDVELGPTKRV is encoded by the exons ATGGCCGGAGGTGGCTTCGTAGGTCCCGACGGAGGGAAAGCATATCCCGGAAACCTTACTCTTTTTGTTACCGTAACATGCGTCGTTGCAGCCATGGGTGGATTGATCTTCGGTTACGATATTGGTATTTCAG GTGGCGTGACAACCATGGATTCGTTTCTGCATAAGTTCTTCCGATCAGTATATGACAAAAAGAATAATGACAAGTCAACAAACCAGTACTGCAAATTTGACAGTGAAACTCTAACCATGTTCACGTCATCTTTGTACTTGGCTGCACTGGCTTCATCCCTTGTGGCTTCAATTGTGACCAGGAAAATGGGGAGAAAGTTGTCAATGCTTTTCGGGGGAGTTCTGTTTCTCGCCGGGGCTTTGCTCAATGGCTTTGCTCGGAAGGTTTGGATGCTGATTGTCGGTCGTATTCTCCTTGGTTTTGGTATTGGATTTGCCAATCAG TCTGTGCCTTTGTACCTGTCTGAAATGGCTCCCTACAAGTACAGAGGCGCATTGAACATTGGGTTTCAATTGTCCATCACGATTGGTATTCTGGTGGCAAATGTGTTGAATTACTTCTTTGCAAAAATTAAAGGTGGATGGGGTTGGCGACTAAGTTTGGGAGGTGCAATGGTGCCGGCCCTGATCATAACAGTTGGATCACTAATCCTTCCGGAGACACCTAACTCAATGATCGAACGCGGACAAACAAATGAAGCCAAAGCCAGGCTGATAAGAATCAGGGGTACTGACAACGTTGATGAAGAGTTCAATGACTTGGTTGCAGCTAGTGAGGCCTCCAAGATGGTGGAACACCCCTGGAGGAACATCTTGCAGAGGAAGTACAGGCCACAACTTACGATGGCCATCGCCATTCCATTCTTTCAACAGTTTACTGGGATTAACGTGATTATGTTCTATGCTCCTGTCCTTTTCCAAACAATTGGATTTAAAAGCAACGCTTCTCTTATGTCTGCTGTAATTACTGGAATTGTGAATGTTGTTGCAACTATGGTTTCGATTTACGGTGTGGATAAATGGGGTAGGAGAGCGCTTTTCCTTGAAGGTGGCGTACAAATGCTCATCTGCCAG ATCATCGTGTCAATTTGCATCGGTGTGAAGTTTGGTGTCAATGGAGAACCTGGCCATTTACCAAAGTGGTATGCAGTTGTGGTGGTGCTGTTCATATGCATATACGTCGCTGGATTTGCTTGGTCTTGGGGACCCCTTGGATGGCTGGTGCCTAGTGAGATTTTCCCACTTGAGATCAGGTCTGCTGCTCAGAGTGTTAACGTTTCAGTGAACATGCTCTTCACTTTTCTGGTGGCCCAAGTGTTCTTGAATATGCTTTGTCACATGAAGTTTGGGCTGTTCCTCTTCTTTGGGGGATTTGTCTTGATAATGACCATCTTCATATACTTCTTCTTGCCTGAGACCAAGAACATACCAATTGAAGAGATGCATATGGTCTGGAAGCAGCACTGGTTTTGGTCCAGGTACGtgacagaagctgattatcccAATGGAGGCATCAAGGACGTTGAGCTGGGGCCGACCAAGCGAGTATAA